The sequence below is a genomic window from Myxococcus guangdongensis.
CTCGCGCGATGAACGTCAGGCGGGCGAGACGCTGCGTGGACATGAGGGGCGAATCGCGACGCTCAACGCCGAGCTCGCGGTGTGTCTGGCGTCACGGAAGTTCCCCTCGGGCCTGCCCGCGCCCGCGGCGCTGACGCTGTGGCGGGATGCCTCCGCGCTCCGGCAGCGCTGGCAGGACGTGAGCGCCGAGGACGCGGCTGTCAGTACGGATGAGGCCACCTGCGCGGCGGTGGTGACGCGGCTTCATGAGCTGACGCAGGGGCTGTTCACGAACACGTCCCTGCGCACCCATGCGGTCTCTGGCTCGTCGGGCCGCGATGCACCGACCGGCTCCTTGTCCCTGAATACGCCCGTGAGGCTCGCGCACGGCACGGAGCGCCCCCACGAGCTGACGAACCCAGCGTCGCACGACGGCGCTCCGACTCACGAAGACACTCCTCACTTCACCAGGACGGTGGACTCACACACGTCCTCGCGAAACGCTTCGTTCGCGACCGCGGACTCGTCGAACCGCGACGCGCCGACCGAAGCCCTCTCGTCCGCGACGCTCCTCACGGTCTCCAGTACGCGGGGCCTCCGCGCGGCTCGCGTCCCTCCGACGAGCACTCCGTTCCACGACGAAGACCTCCTCTCCGCCAGGACCACGGAGTCACTCGTCGCGAGCGTGACCTCCGCCCTCGACGCGGCCCGTGAGCGCGAGACCGAGCGGCGCGCGGTGGACGAACGTCGTCGCGAGCTGCGTGAAGAGAAGGCGCGCCTCGACACCCTCCGCCAGTCCGAGGACGCCGCGCTCGCCGCCCTGCTCCACGAAGGTGGCGGCGGTGACGAGGAGACCTTCCGCCGTCGGGCCGTGCAGGCCCGCCGCTACGCCGAGCTCGTCCGACAGACCCGTGAGCTGGCCCAGCGCATCGAGGCCCGCACCGGGCTCTCCGACGCACAGGTCCGCGAGGCGCTCCGCTCCCTCGGCGGCGCGGAGGGACTGCGCATCACCCTGGAACAGGTGCGCTCGCGACACTCGGAAGCACAGTCGAAGCTCAAGGACGTCCTCACCGAGCAGGGCGCCACGCGGAACCAGCTCGAACAGTGGGAGAACGACGACCTGCTCTCGCGCCTGCGCATCCAGGAGGAGACGCTCCGCGCGAAGGTCGCCGAGCTCGCCACCCGCTACGCCGAGGACAAGCTGGCCCTCGCCCTGCTCAACCGCGCCCGACAGCGCTTCGAGGAGGAGCAACAGCCCCGCGTGGTGCAGCTCGCCTCCGAGCACTTCGCCCTGCTCACCGAGGGCCGCTACCGCCGCGTGTTCATCCCCGCCGGCGACGAGCGCGAGCTGCGCGTCAGCGATGGCCAGCGCGACTGGTCCGCGGACCAGCTCTCACGCGGCACCCGGGAGCAGCTCTACCTCGCCTTCCGGCTCGCCGTGGTGCGCGACTTCGGAGAGACGCGGGGCGCGCTGCCGCTCATCGTGGATGACATCCTGGTGAACTTCGACCCCACGCGGGCCCGAGGCGCCATCCACCTGCTCGCCCGACTCGCCGAGCAACAGCAGGTGATCGCCTTCACCTGCCACCCCTGGCTGCGCACCCTGTTCGAGGCCGAGGGCGCGCGCCTGCTCGTGCTCGACTCCCACGACGCCTCCACCGCGCGCAGAGCGGGATGACAGGCGCGCCCAACTCCCCGCTATCTCCCTCCCGGGCCTGTGGCACACTGCGCGCCATTCGACTCCTGTTCTCCATCGTCTTCTGGGCGTTCCTCGGAATCTCCAGCCTGTTGCTCTTCCTCGGGGCCGTCGTGGTGTGGGCGCTCACCACGCCCTTCGACCGGAACGGGCGCGTGCTGCACCTGTATTCGTGCTTCTGGGCGCAGCTCTACTTCTACGTCAATCCGCTGTGGCACCTGAAGGTGGACGGCCGCGAGCACCTGCCGTGGAAGGGCGCCGCGGTGCTCGTGTCCAACCACGAGTCGCTCGGCGACATCCTCGTGCTCTTCGGCCTGTACCGCCCCTTCAAGTGGGTCTCCAAGGCCGCCAACTTCAAGCTGCCCCTCATCGGCTGGAACATGCACCTCAACCGCTACGTGCCGCTGGTGCGTGGCGACAAGGCGAGCATCCTGAAGATGCTGGCCCAGTCCGAGGCGTGGCTCGCGCGCGGCGTCCCCATCCTCATGTTCCCCGAGGGCACCCGCTCCGAGGACGGACAGCTCAAGCCCTTCAAGGACGGCGCCTTCGCGCTCGCCCTCAAGACGCAGTGCCCCATCATCCCCATCGTCCTCACCGGCACCGCGCGCACCCTGCCCAAGCACGGCCTGGTGCTGGAGACCTCCGCGCACTGCCACGTGCAGGTGATGCCTCCGGTGGACCCCTCGGGCTTCCACGACGTCGCCGCGCTGCGTGAGCACGTCCGCGACCTCATCGTCGCCGAGAAGGCCCGCCTGGAAGCGCTCCCCGCCCGCGCCTGAGCCCCCGGCGACTTCCTGCCGGAAGCCCTGCTACCGTGGGCCTCCGACGGGGAGGGAACCATGCGAAGGCCATTGGTGCTGGCGCTCACGCTCGCCGTGCTCACCCTGGGCGCGGGCGTGGCCTTCGTCCTCCTCCGGGACTCGCCCTCCGAGCCCGCCACCTCGCCGGCCTCCGTCACCCCTTTCACCCACGCGCCGCTGGCCCAGACACGCGGGACGCTGAGCCTCCGGGGCCGCGTGCTCGCCGCCGACAGGAGCCCCGCCTCGGGCGTGGAGCTCTCCGTCTCGCGCGCCCTTCCCGGCGAGTCGCTCTCGCTGCGCCCCTGCGGCGAGGACGTCGACCTCCCGCTCTCCTCGCCTGGGTGTGAGGACCTGGACATGCTCGCCGCCCTGCGCGACCTCATCCAGGCGGGCCGCGGCGACACGCCCGTGGTGGCGCGCGTCACCACCCATGCGGATGGCACCTTCGAGGTGAAGAACCTCCCCGAGGGCACCGTCGCGCTGTGGGCCGTGAGCGCGAAGGGCGCCGCGCTGGCCACGGAGGTGACGACGGGCACGGAGGACGTGGAGCTGGTCCTCGAGCCAAGCGTCGTCTTCGCCGGCCGCGTCGTGGACGAGGCCCTGCGCCCCGTGGTGGGCTCGAAGCTGACGCTCTTCCACACCGAGCATTCGCGCTTCTTCCAGACGACCAGCGACAGCGACGGCCGCTTCACGCTGGGCCCGCTGCCGGCGAGCACCTACGGACTCCAGGTGGACGACGACCAGCTGGTGGGCTCGTGCATGAGGGAGACCTCCCCCGATGCGCTCGAGGCGGAGGACATCGTGCTCCACCGACCCCGCAGCATCGTCGGTCAGGTCCTCCTCGAGGA
It includes:
- a CDS encoding lysophospholipid acyltransferase family protein, coding for MLFLGAVVVWALTTPFDRNGRVLHLYSCFWAQLYFYVNPLWHLKVDGREHLPWKGAAVLVSNHESLGDILVLFGLYRPFKWVSKAANFKLPLIGWNMHLNRYVPLVRGDKASILKMLAQSEAWLARGVPILMFPEGTRSEDGQLKPFKDGAFALALKTQCPIIPIVLTGTARTLPKHGLVLETSAHCHVQVMPPVDPSGFHDVAALREHVRDLIVAEKARLEALPARA